A stretch of the Bacillus sp. FJAT-18017 genome encodes the following:
- a CDS encoding M6 family metalloprotease domain-containing protein has translation MKLRNRIATITTSILLVMSSTAAFAEEPGLDKLPDPIDTQSWVNPENMTWNDYKQVPGIDWNNPDIKPETELKGALILVDFPDQEFILTKPKHSELIGNPQVDAVPREKLGEWWKNFLNVPSKLNNYQTIDNFWKENSQGKWGVSLDSYGPYRLDKNEFQYGLENSMNPGAKPGNYPSGNLFTDGVNAAAADITASGKEYDFAFIVHAGYDESTVWQELGEMMFLNPESVPDEFGPPDLPGFENMPNWAKTRYVPWTSYYAAKAIWSAASSATINGKRIRVSIQGESDGMGTFAHEFGHLRGLGDNYNNAALDPRTYSGYWETMSRGSFNGPGGTHTRWMIPSTLGASLSAPHMLRNKMKQGFVSDDEVLQLNRDELKESGPVFADIVARQAPIGSKFGRTGLHGINISMDDLTPTDYLAGDWRNDILNNRLYNNYTLEVVDRFGADSFAADSGVLIAKTKNAETGPNIWVVDSHPEDINLKDFTRPDGTTAMVGKGDPRQTLDALFKAGNGTSLVSGQFDGSIDKDTVVSEYIDPYNKLHFYILGKHKDNDGVLRYQVAVRNTEGAGSYKRGVNVSAATIQPAVQDKVAVYHFNVTNTGEAKDLIRVNAFAGDDWKVQLDQNVVAVESGATVAVPVYVKIPKGKTAPETLTFTAASETDSNQSATDTNIMPGILSASGLSSVIESFAKEGAFKAGTAQSLKAHLNSVGQFEKRKSADKVIKHVNDFKEFLDLKKDANQISVKAYDSLKAYADAMIEIWQ, from the coding sequence TTGAAACTTCGAAATAGGATTGCAACAATAACGACAAGTATATTGCTTGTGATGTCTTCAACAGCCGCGTTTGCTGAGGAACCAGGCTTGGATAAACTGCCTGACCCGATAGATACTCAGTCATGGGTGAATCCAGAAAATATGACATGGAATGATTATAAACAGGTCCCTGGTATTGATTGGAATAATCCAGATATTAAACCGGAAACAGAACTTAAAGGGGCATTGATTTTGGTCGACTTTCCGGACCAGGAATTTATTTTGACCAAACCTAAACATTCAGAGCTTATCGGTAATCCACAAGTCGATGCTGTTCCTCGTGAAAAACTTGGGGAATGGTGGAAGAATTTCTTGAATGTCCCTAGCAAACTCAATAACTATCAGACAATCGATAACTTTTGGAAAGAGAACTCACAAGGAAAATGGGGCGTATCTCTCGATTCTTATGGGCCATACCGCTTGGATAAAAATGAATTTCAGTATGGGCTTGAAAACAGTATGAATCCGGGCGCCAAGCCAGGTAATTATCCTAGTGGAAACCTTTTTACGGATGGAGTAAATGCGGCAGCAGCTGACATAACTGCATCTGGAAAGGAATATGACTTTGCGTTTATCGTTCATGCCGGCTATGATGAATCAACTGTATGGCAGGAACTCGGCGAAATGATGTTTCTGAATCCAGAATCGGTGCCTGATGAATTTGGTCCGCCGGATTTACCCGGATTTGAAAACATGCCAAACTGGGCAAAAACCCGTTATGTGCCGTGGACTTCCTATTATGCAGCCAAAGCTATTTGGTCCGCCGCTTCTAGTGCAACGATAAATGGTAAAAGGATTCGTGTTTCTATTCAAGGTGAGAGTGATGGCATGGGCACATTCGCTCATGAATTTGGCCATCTCCGCGGTCTTGGCGATAACTACAATAATGCCGCTCTTGACCCTAGAACCTATTCGGGTTATTGGGAAACTATGAGCCGAGGATCCTTCAATGGCCCCGGTGGAACTCACACCCGCTGGATGATTCCATCTACACTTGGTGCTTCTTTATCTGCCCCGCATATGCTTCGTAATAAGATGAAACAGGGATTTGTATCCGATGATGAAGTCCTGCAGCTAAATCGGGATGAATTAAAAGAATCTGGGCCCGTGTTTGCGGATATTGTCGCGCGACAAGCTCCAATAGGCAGTAAATTTGGCCGAACCGGACTCCACGGCATCAACATCAGCATGGACGATTTAACTCCAACAGATTATCTTGCCGGTGACTGGCGTAACGATATTCTAAATAATAGATTGTACAATAACTACACACTTGAAGTGGTAGACCGCTTTGGTGCGGATTCCTTCGCGGCGGACTCCGGTGTATTGATAGCCAAAACGAAAAATGCGGAGACTGGCCCGAACATCTGGGTTGTTGATTCACATCCCGAGGACATTAATCTGAAGGACTTTACAAGACCTGACGGCACAACAGCTATGGTTGGTAAAGGTGACCCTCGTCAAACTCTTGATGCTTTATTCAAAGCTGGGAATGGGACAAGCTTGGTTTCCGGACAATTCGATGGTTCTATTGATAAAGACACTGTTGTTAGTGAATACATCGATCCATACAATAAACTTCATTTCTACATTTTAGGGAAACACAAAGACAATGACGGCGTGCTTCGTTACCAGGTTGCCGTCCGTAACACGGAGGGCGCAGGCAGCTATAAACGCGGGGTGAATGTAAGCGCTGCTACAATACAACCTGCAGTACAGGACAAAGTGGCAGTCTATCATTTTAATGTCACGAATACCGGCGAAGCAAAGGATCTAATTCGTGTTAACGCTTTTGCTGGGGATGATTGGAAAGTGCAACTTGATCAAAACGTAGTTGCTGTGGAATCTGGGGCCACCGTTGCTGTACCAGTATACGTTAAAATTCCGAAGGGCAAGACAGCTCCGGAAACCCTTACCTTTACGGCCGCTTCAGAAACAGACTCGAATCAAAGCGCTACGGACACCAATATCATGCCAGGTATTCTTAGTGCATCTGGTCTAAGTTCTGTTATTGAAAGCTTTGCCAAAGAGGGAGCATTCAAAGCAGGTACAGCGCAATCATTGAAGGCACATTTGAATTCCGTAGGTCAGTTTGAAAAGAGAAAATCTGCGGATAAGGTTATCAAACATGTTAATGATTTTAAAGAGTTCTTGGATCTTAAAAAGGATGCGAATCAGATCTCGGTGAAAGCGTATGACAGTTTGAAGGCATATGCCGATGCAATGATTGAGATCTGGCAATAG